The genomic segment ccataaagttgtaccatatttaatgtgagggtattttagaaaaatagcaatctaaagttacttttccaacaaagttaactactttttcttaaactgtgtgaaaaaagaaacgggactatcaaagtgggacggagggagtactatAACAAGATTGGCCGGCTGGAGTAGGACGTGGAATCATTCGTGTGCTCAGTTAACTGAAGACATTGAATTATCAAAAACAATACTATTATACTtgctttcccaaaaaaaaaaagatttgaatTAATTTGAGTAATGTCACTGGCCAGATTCATGCAGCATATGTTATTGAATAGTATGGTTGTTACAACCACTTCGCTGCTCAAGAAAAGCCGATGTTTATTAGTGTTGATATACTGTTGCTTTCATGTGTTTACCAATATGAATTTCTCTGAACTTAATTAATCATTCACTCCCTattccaaaattcaccattttatcaatatttttgaAGACAACGTTAACATTTTGGCTTGCTGAAGTAGGTGAGTACCAATAACCCTTTTGACTAAATGAACTTCATGTGCAGATAATATTTACGTACAATTTCATGACGAATGCTGGGGAGTTCCAGTTTATGATGACCAGTAAGTGcagatattctttttttttttgataattgtAAAGGTTGATTGATGCATGCATGGCTGATCATGGGATTCAAGGACTAAAATTATTCTTGTTGAACGAATTCAACAGTCAACTCTTCGAGCTGCTAGCATTATCCGGGATGCTGATGGATTTCAATTGGACGGAAAttctaaaaaggaaagaattattCAGGTATAAGTTTTGCTTGCATTTCAAGAGGAGCAATCGATCGATACTCGCGAATATATATACTTTCACTTTGTCAAAATTGATCGTACATTAGAAAATGTAATGCTTATATATACTTTGATTTGAGTGTACACTCATTGGATTATTGTATACGGAAGCTAGAGTAACacgtacaatttttttttttttgggtcattaACAACCATTTGGGCCCTTAATTAATTTCCTTTTATCATAACAAAGAGAAATCCaatcaaggtttttttttttttattttgatgtcTTTCTTCTTTACTTTCGTACTGATGAGGAACTGTTTGTACTCGCAGGGAAGTTTTTGCTGGATTTGATGCTAACAATGTGGCCAAAATGGGGGAAAAAGAGATTATGGACATAGTCTCCAACAAAGCACTGATGTTAGCTGAGTGCAGAGTTAGATGCATAGTCGATAATGCCAATTGCATATTGAAAGTAAGTTTTGTACATTGCCAATCGATTTGGAATAGAAAAGGGTAATTCAGTTCCAGTGCATAACTGTATATTAATTATGGATTAATTTTCAATATATTGACAAATTTGAATGCATGataattaattttaaattaaattttaattttaaatttcatataCGCAGCCTGTATACACTCAATCGATCCTGCAAGCTAGTGTACAGATGGTTAATCTTATATTAATCCGAAAACCAAATTAATTTGCTAATTTCATACTGCTGTTGCAAATGAGCATTTGCCAGATCGTGAAAGAATTTGGATCTTTCAGCAGCTACATGTGGAACTATGTGAGTTACAAGCCAATAATCAACAGATACAAGCATCCCAGAAATGTTCCCTTGAGGAGTCCAAAAGCTGAGGCCATAAGCAAGGACTTGCTCAAACGTGGATTTCGATTTGTAGGACCTGTGATTGTGCATTCATTCATGCAAGCTGCCGGATTGACAATTGATCATCTTGTTGATTGTTTTAGATATAGTGAATGCGTAAACCTTGCCGAAAGACCTTGGAGGCATGTTTAATACTAAGTCACACAGatttaaattattattgttgttgtaattcttttaatttttaaatttccaAGCAATGGCTTTCTTGTTGGAtaatttatttgtaaatttatatcTAGAACACATGGGGTTTATCCAATGATGGTTTTAGTCCAGTCACTTCCTGATTGTTGACATAAAAACGCTGAAGAAGCTATTTAACACGTATGATTTTATTTTGAGTCAGTTTGATTGGCTTCAATTGCTCCTAAGTCAGCATATCAGGGACAGGGATGGATGCCTTCTCGACTACGTTCCCTAGATTGAAGTTTATGATCATATTTAATCATTCATAATCTAAATACGAAGATGAAAGTTGCAACTGAAGAAATTCCAATCTTTAACTTAGAGATGTATTTGAACCAAACTACTCGCGAGCAGCTTGCGAGTAGCGCAGTCAAGAAAGCCGAGTGCGAGTCTAGATCAAGTGGCTCGATAGTATTCCAATCAAAGTTCGAGTATTATTTTTTTAGCTTCGAAGGCTTGTTGAGACTTATCTAGCACcaagtaattaattaaaaattatatgttTAGTTATTATGGATTTACTCTTTTAGGTTTGGGAGTTGTATAAATTACCAGAATATTGGCTAtggttttaaaatatttataggCGATATAGTCATTtcacatggaaaaaaaataattttataggTTAAAAATAAGATTGTGCATTTCTGGTATTGGACAAGGATTTTGAGCTCGATCATACTCGCAAAAAAATCGAGCATAATTTAGTAGATCTCGAATTTCGAACAATTCTTTGAACTCGAGCTCAAGCTTTATTATTGCTACtagttcgaactcgagtttgagCAGCGCCTCCCTAGGGTTGAGTTGGGCTCAAGTATGACAATATTCGAGTTCGGCTCGACTTAATTACTTTCCTACTTCAACTTTTCAATTATAGAAACTTGAATGTGactcttattttaattttttttttcaataggagagggatgaaatttaaaaagtgagGAGGAAGTAGAGGGGTTTAAATCCATGACCTCTAATTCCTGGGATTTCAACCTTAATCACTTGATTAAGGCTTCCTCGGCTTGAATATGACTAAATGAATGAAGATATACAAGGTTTTTTTCTGCCTTACATGTTAAAAGAATGCATAAACATCTGGAGATAGAGTATGTTTTCCGTCTACTAATTTTAGGTGACTGAATTCTGATTTAGAAAATGGTTAAACATATTAATCACACCATCCTAGCTACAGCCTACAAGCTTACTAGGAGGTGGAGGACAGAAATGTGGATACTGCAATAAAAAGCGACAAATTCTTGGTACTTTTTAGGAGAGTGAAATGTTCTGTTCCGATCCCAGGAGACCATGAGAAATGTTTTGCTATTCTCGTAGAAGCACAGTAGTTTGGGTTCGATATACAATTGGGCTTTCACGATCTTGTTATTTAGGCCTTGAAAACCCTGTTCAACGAAAAGATGTCCCAGATTGCCTATGAGACCTAGTTCTTCATATTCTGTTCATGGCCTTGTTGGATTGCCATGGCCTTGTTGGATTGCCATTTTCTTCGTAAAGTTTTTGTACTCtgataaatacatttttcaatcgtTGTTTTACTTTATATAAATGAAGTCGCTATAGTATATTCTTttacaaaaattctaaaaaatagcaattcaaagtGGCTGCTTTAGGGTCTACACTACCACGTATAAGCATTTAGCATGGTCTTTTACCAAAATTTCTGAGCTAAGGTAGGCCGAAAATTGCACAAGGCAGTAAACATCAAGACGACAAAATCTTCCGAATGTTAGGCCCCTGTCAACTAATCAGCCTTGTTAGTCAGCTGAATCATCTCTATTCTCCATGCAAAAGAGAACACATAATTGCACGCGGTAATCAGGATAACCAATGACGCCTACATATGCCGATTTTCCAGAGGCACCAGACGACAAAATTGCTCTGCTTGAGCGCATAACAAGGAGGGGATGCATGAGGTGACATTTGCATACACAGTCCTGGGCTCTACACCAAGGATGGGACCTCTGAGTCTTGAGCTCATGACTGCAGaaaatgttttcttggaatgaTCTCGATGACACAGATCGCCTATTTCCAGGCCAAAATGAATGATTCTAGTTTCAGTAACGAACGAATAATTCAAATTTCATTAGTCCATCATTATGGAAATCATAAAGAAATTCAAATTAATCCCAAGAATGTTAGCTAGCATTAAGCCAAGCGCAATGTTTTCAGTCCCCCAGTTTCAAGCAAGATGCATTTTCCTACTGCGTTATTTCTCCAAGACAACCTTCAGGCTGCTGCAGTCCTGCTGCAAATGCAAAATCACTGGCCTGTAGATGTAGGTAACGCATGTATTATGGGCGTACGACTATTCTTTTTGGCTAAAAGTTACACGCTGTTGCTGGCATGTCTCAGCAATCATATTCTAACTTAATCAAGAAAGATATCTACATTTTCAGCCATGAAATCAACCTAGTAAGATGCAGCTTCTAACAAGTGAGCCTTTTATAATAGTTTAAACTCGGTAGTGGAGCTTAGGCTTTTGCTTTCTGAACTAAAGttcaaaagaaaagtgagattACGATCTTGCTTCTTTAATTCGCAGCCCAATGCCATACTGAGTGCAGATTTTGGATAGCTTGACCATGCCAAATGTGTTAGGGAATAAGAGAAGTTATCAATTCCGGCTACTGTGGGACAAACACGCTCTCTTTTTGTCTCCTCATCATCCTCAATTACTGATCTTTTGTACCGTGTAATAATTTCTCTGCTTCCACTTTCATGCTGCAATCCACACCTTCACTGGTCTTATGTTATTATACCAGAAGCACATAAGATGGTTCTCTTTCCGGTAGTCCGAGTCAAGAAATATTCAAGAAATCCGTTTGTTAATCATATTTGTACGAGTTCAGGAAGCACTCTATCCTCTTACTGACCTTTTACAGATGATATGTTCTTAGatgaatcatttttttttcctataatCTTAAAATAAATGCCCCCCTTAAAGACATTCTTTTGCTGGAATATACAGGAGAAGGAGGAGCAAAGGGACAATTCTCAGCCCCACTTCTATTTATCCTGTTTCCCTATCATTATAACTTCAACTTCAAGGCAGGAAAAATATTTGCCCACAGCAACACCCCACCAAAAAACAAGTGGCAGTAAGAAACAAAGCAAGGCCAATTATAGATGAGGTCTCCACGTCCACGGCATCAAAGTATTAGTATTAATAGCTTTCTAATCCTCATAGATGAAGAGACCTCTGATGAAGACTTCCACCAGCCTGATATGCCCGTCTCCTTTCAAAGCTAACTTTGATCTATACGTGCAATGCAGTCCTCAGTCACCAATAACAGGATAAAACCAACTTTTACAACTGTCTCTTACAACTAGCTACTAATTAATCTCCCCTTCCTACTACTCTTATTATGGATTCGCCAACTTTTTGTGATTATCCTTGTTCTGCAATTTAGCTAtcactagatttttttttatcatgatTGGCATGCACTACCACAACACTAGGCTTCAGAATATGGTTAAAACTGTACTGCTACGGCCATTGCCTGTGATCTCACAGTCAGAGCTCAGGTGCTGTGTAACTTTGCTAGTACGAAATCCTAGATAATGGTGTAATCTGGCTTTGGACCCATGCCAATAATATTTCAGCTGCTTTCTGCTGCAGAATACACTCTTAAAACtatacaatttttttatataatattttttttcctagcaGGAGAGGAGTGAGATTTAAGGTGCAAAAAGGGATAatggaaatttgattccaagaCCTTTAATTTCTGAGTTTCTGCCTTCCTAAAAtggactaattttttttttccatcaagAAGTAAAGCTGAATTCTGTGTTATGGATTTTCTTATCACAAACATTTTTGCTTGTACGACCTCAAGAAGGGTTGCTTGGCCAATTACACTCAAGGGCCAAATCAAGCTGAATATGATCAGTGGGACCTGGTCATGTGAAGGTTTTATTGCTTCTTAATTCATCAGCATCGGTCTGAGTTTTCTTTGTGCAATCTATTGAATAAATTCCATCAAACAGCACAAGAGAAAATCAAAAGAGATATTAGAGTAGATTACGTTCGGCCATGACAGACATTTCATTGTCATTCGTCTACCCAATAAAGGAAAGGAAGAGCAGAAAATCGCTAATTGTATCATCATAATTACATAATACGTCAGAACTGATCACCAGCtgtttataaaataaaaataaaaaaaacaggtcacaaatgcaaaatatcctcAATTGATGATGGAGATTGATGGCATTTGATAGCAAAGTTAGAGGgcaacaaaaaatatatatatatatatatacaacagTGGACCAAAAATTATCCCACTTTTCAGTTGCTGTTTTTCCATTAAAATCTTCCTTGTAATTTGATCAGACAGCAAGAGGACTAAAATTCTCCATTCACTTCCAGATCTCTCTTTAGAGCTTTCCTCCTCCTTTTATCTCAATCCAAAGGGGAGCATATTACCCCTTTTAACAGTCTGAGAATCAAATCACAGCTACAAATAAGCCACTGCTCAAGTCTCGTCaaaatgcaaacaaataaaTAGAATGAAATGGAAACATGTGCTCCACAGTATATACAAAACCATGCTCTCCCTTTTTCAGATTCATTCTACAAATTATTTATCTAACAAGCCCTCTGAGGAGTGAAGTTAAAAgcaaaaatgtcaaaaagaaAATACAAACAATTCTAGTCGGCCCTTTTCACTCAGCAGCCTCCAAAGCATATATTTACAGGACTTATAATGCTACTCACTGCTTCAACAACTTCCACCAAGAAAACCGCGGATTCAACCTACCCCTAATAGTCTCTCACTCCCACTAGCCTGAAGTCTTATTCTTCAACCTCGATGTTGCTCATAACGACTTATGGTATTGGCTCTATGTCAAAACTGACAAGAAGTCCCAAGCCTCTGTCTCTGCCTATGGCCAAGAGTTATAGACTTGCGGTTAGCAAATGCTGGATACAGCAGCTCCTGGAACTTCTCTAGAAACATTGCCCATTCCTCATCATTCATATCTGCCAGCTTCACAAAACTCGCACTTACAGGAAGCTGCTCATTCGCGCTTCTGTGGCCAGATGATGAACTAGTTAAGTAGCCATACTCTGGTTTTGTCCCAGACAACTTGGAGAATTTCTGGTTCTTTTCACCAAAACTGGTATTCTTGAGCGACATGGATAACTTTGAAATCTTCGAGTTCCTTGCAGGCCCCAAAACACCTACAAAATCATCCTCCTCTTCTTCAACATCACTTTCATCTTCCTCCTCAACACTCTCATCCAGTTTAGAAAGTGGAGAGCGGCCAATTAcaccaccaaatccaaaatgaAATGGCGAGCCAACCATGAAGTCCTCTGAGACCATTTTTGGAtcaattttatatatatcatcTTCACAATCTATGTCAAATTGGAACTCCTCATCATGCCCTACAGCCTTGGGAGATAGCATCTCCCTCTCAGCAATGAGCCTTCTGGCCTCAATACACACAACCTCAAGCTCACTGGGTTCCTCATCACCACCTCGAAACTCCCTGGTCATCATCTCACCAATCTCAGCAAGACAAAGCCCATAACTAGCAGCACCTTTCAGGAAAATGGTACAGAGGACCAAGACGCGAAGGCAAGCTTCTCGAATCATAGGTAGCTCAGTTCTAAGCATCTCAGAGTCCCTAATAGGATCAAGTTCTTCTATATACTCAAGCTCATCATCTGAAAACGGAATTGAAGCCTGTGGCCAATGAATCCACTCAAAGTATGGATCCTCCAAACTTTCTGGCAAGCAGAGGCCATGATCAATAGGAATGAGTTCCACTTGACCAAACCTCCCAACACCATCAAGCTTCCTAACTAAAAGGTTTCCTGCATGTCTATCTGTGTTAAAAATCCTAACATCTAATATCCCGATTCGATGCACAGCAGCAACTGGAAAGCTTGACGTTCCGTGGTCACTCGCATCAAAATCATGCGGAATGAACTGCTGAAAAGATGCAATCTTGCTAACAAGCTTCTTGTTCTGAGGCTTGCTACTGCCCACACCATCATTGACATTGAATATTGAATGTGTAATTTTCACCAATGCAGTGGGTGGTACATTAGCAAAGTGGTCATAATCAAGAAGATAAGCAGCAACCTCTCTGAACCCGGTTTCCCCAACTCTGACTGAGCGTTTTAACCCTGGCTGACCAAGAGCTTTCCCAACAAAACCTTTCGGATTATTCGGTGCAAATGGTTCCTCGTCAGTTGGCTTCACAATGGCAACACTCTCCCCCCAGGTGTTTCTAAAGTAATAAGCACCGCCAAGTCCACTATGAACTGGGAGAGGATCAACCCCTGCCTTGATCGCCTTCACTATTTCCTTAACAAGTTGTTTAGTTTTGGAAAAGCTACCTGAGTGCCCCAATATCTCAATGGGACCACTCTGATCTCTATGTTGGATATCCCTCCCAGTGGGTGAGAGACAGGGAGTCGAAGAACTTCTGTGCAGCAAGTTCCGAGTCAGGAGAAGAGGGGAATCATTTCGAATGGCACTAAGGTCGTTCTTCAACACCATATCGCCAAATGTCAATGAGCTCTCCTCAGTTGGAACATTGAGGGCCAGCTGCAACCTCCTCTTCACAGTATGTGCATTGTCGCTTCGATCCAACTCCATTCCCAGTACACAACCAGTCTCGGTTTGGACAAAAACACGTCTCCTCCCTGCAGCTTTCCCTTCCATCCTATTGTTCCCGTGGTACTCCCCAGCAATCGGACTTTTAAAAACTGCCACAGCCATTTGAGTCTGAACAGGACTATCCAAGTTAGGAGACATGAAAGGAAGAGAGAGACCAATGGCTCTCACAGCCGACAAAAGAGTGGCGGCAGAAGAGCACTGCTGCTCCTCTCTCAGTCGAGCGCcaactccaaagccgattgtgACTGAACCACCAATATAACCGGTGCAGAAATGATCATCAATTGGCAAATCCACACCGAAACCAAAACTCAGCCAATGAGAAAAACGGAACAAAGCAAGGACTGGCGACTACAAGAACTGACAAAAAAGATAACAAATCCCGACCACTACATCGAGAGAGCCATCTGATGATTCGGATAATACAAAACGAACAATCTGTAAAAAGAAACACAATTAAatcaaaaaccaacaaaaaaaaaaaaaagtgatctGCAGCACTAAGTACTCTATAACAAAAACCAAATACCAGCATATCAAAATACAGCCGTCAGGATTCCAACACTAAAACGGTCTAATTTGAAAATCTCACCAAGTAAATCTCTCTGCGGTCTCTACTTTCCAAATAAGAACATAACTACAATGAAAAGTGCTGATACGTCCATGCTTGCAGGAAAAGGTCACTTCTTATCATATGCTACAAAGCTACAAGATCCCATTACTAgatttcttgattttcctttaCATATTCTAGTACAGTAAGAAATGACAAGATCTTCAAAATATAAATACCAAGGCCTTGTCTAGTGGTACTTTTAATACTCAAACGACTAATCAATGCAAAGCTTTAAATTCCTGCCAAGCTTCACTGCATAAGACGCGTCATTTACGCGTTTTACAAACTTAATCCACTGAAACTGATCCAAGTAAACGATCTACTTAACGTTTAAATCCAAAAACTTCCTTCCCTTTTACTTCTTGATAAAACAAGAGCCACTCCCCAAAACTACACTCACACGCATTCAAAAATCAACCTTTTCCTGAAAAATCGCACACTCTTTAATCTTATTACTCATATCATGCATTACTCACATTTGGATTAACCAGATTAAGCATGCAAATCCAACATAATCCAATCAAATCACAAAACAAAGCCCCCAAAaaggaggaaacaaaagaaacccaGAACCCACATTAAAGAACAAGATAAATTACAATTAATCAAAATCCCAGATCACCAAGTTGATCAAATTACTCACCAGATGGCCAGATCTGAGAAGCAGCTCCACCTGTTCCCTCCTATGCAGCTGCCTCCCTCCTCCGCTCACACACCAAATAACGAAAAAGAGAGACTGTTGAACCCAATTCAGATTCAAAAGTCCCCGCCCCACTAATCCAGCAACCGAATCAGAACAAGTACAACGGCTTTGCAATTCCAAACCTCTATCTCCAATTCCTCTTCTTCTGCACTGAGCTCTTCTTCTCTCGCCTTTTTATCTCTCCCAACACTCTATTATTTTTGTCCTGGCACTGTATAATATAGTTGGAATCTGTATCaacaataatatatattaataggAAAcagatctcttttttttttttccttttttcttaaattttttttcttttcttttttgggttttttccAAGAATGTTCCTTCCAACTCTCCTCTCTCACCCCTCTACAGTCTACAGTGGGTAATGTTACGGGAATCATGGTTACTGGATTGACTAACCCTGGCTACTTATTCTTGCAGGATGACCGAAGGGTCTGGAATGTTGGGTTTCCGCCGTTGGATTGAAGCGGAAGGATGACTCTGAAACGTCGATCATTTTAGAAGGAGGATGACGTGGAGATAAGAGATTGGGCCGTGACGTGGCGGGGGCAGCGTTAAATAGACTGCTTCTCATACCCGTAACAAATCGGGCAATACCTTTTCTGTGCTCTCAGGTCCCTAGACTAGTTAGTAGTATTTGGGCTTTTGTCTTTTAGCAAGATGAAATTACCAAAATATCCCTGTGTATTAGGATAATATCAAAAAATCGTCAAGAGCGGTTTGACGAGTTACGAGGTTTTGAGTCGGTGCGTCGCGTGCGTACGGTAACGGGGGAGAGAAGGGGTGGATCATATGGATGATGATGTGAAATCAGGGGATCACGGAGGACTTCTCTCTCGGGTGGGCCCACATGGAGtgttctttatcttttattACTAGAGAGAAGGGTTTTGTCATTTGTGATGGTGGGGGctgatttggttgaatttgatatTTATTGGTCAAGGACCTGGAGGACACGGTAGCGATGAGAATTTGAGGACTtgaattcttcttcctcttcgtTTCTTTGATCATCAAATCAAAGGGAATTATGGAGAGTTTGGAGGTTGTTGAGTTGTTCCTATAACTAAGGACATCAGTAACAATTACAAAGGAAGCTTTGGTGTCATTTTCTCTAAGCTTTGGTGtcattttctttcttgattTGCAGGGATTAATTTTTAAAGTATGTTGATTGATTTTTAACTAGAATTTTATTAGTCAAGTCCAAAAGTGa from the Coffea arabica cultivar ET-39 chromosome 11e, Coffea Arabica ET-39 HiFi, whole genome shotgun sequence genome contains:
- the LOC113715671 gene encoding uncharacterized protein — encoded protein: MSKQNPKRYSLEKINKNISSSKENEKQRSAASFLSKHMKKVYPIGLYKTCSSLSLSSLSLSLSQNSNDSSLADSSSQLDQKIALALRLIESPKRREVPVAKTFQKPTTEAACTEPGEEGFRRCNWITKNSDNIYVQFHDECWGVPVYDDHQLFELLALSGMLMDFNWTEILKRKELFREVFAGFDANNVAKMGEKEIMDIVSNKALMLAECRVRCIVDNANCILKIVKEFGSFSSYMWNYVSYKPIINRYKHPRNVPLRSPKAEAISKDLLKRGFRFVGPVIVHSFMQAAGLTIDHLVDCFRYSECVNLAERPWRHV
- the LOC140021582 gene encoding phosphatidylinositol 4-kinase gamma 7-like isoform X2, which gives rise to MAVAVFKSPIAGEYHGNNRMEGKAAGRRRVFVQTETGCVLGMELDRSDNAHTVKRRLQLALNVPTEESSLTFGDMVLKNDLSAIRNDSPLLLTRNLLHRSSSTPCLSPTGRDIQHRDQSGPIEILGHSGSFSKTKQLVKEIVKAIKAGVDPLPVHSGLGGAYYFRNTWGESVAIVKPTDEEPFAPNNPKGFVGKALGQPGLKRSVRVGETGFREVAAYLLDYDHFANVPPTALVKITHSIFNVNDGVGSSKPQNKKLVSKIASFQQFIPHDFDASDHGTSSFPVAAVHRIGILDVRIFNTDRHAGNLLVRKLDGVGRFGQVELIPIDHGLCLPESLEDPYFEWIHWPQASIPFSDDELEYIEELDPIRDSEMLRTELPMIREACLRVLVLCTIFLKGAASYGLCLAEIGEMMTREFRGGDEEPSELEVVCIEARRLIAEREMLSPKAVGHDEEFQFDIDCEDDIYKIDPKMVSEDFMVGSPFHFGFGGVIGRSPLSKLDESVEEEDESDVEEEEDDFVGVLGPARNSKISKLSMSLKNTSFGEKNQKFSKLSGTKPEYGYLTSSSSGHRSANEQLPVSASFVKLADMNDEEWAMFLEKFQELLYPAFANRKSITLGHRQRQRLGTSCQF
- the LOC140021582 gene encoding phosphatidylinositol 4-kinase gamma 5-like isoform X1, with the protein product MSPNLDSPVQTQMAVAVFKSPIAGEYHGNNRMEGKAAGRRRVFVQTETGCVLGMELDRSDNAHTVKRRLQLALNVPTEESSLTFGDMVLKNDLSAIRNDSPLLLTRNLLHRSSSTPCLSPTGRDIQHRDQSGPIEILGHSGSFSKTKQLVKEIVKAIKAGVDPLPVHSGLGGAYYFRNTWGESVAIVKPTDEEPFAPNNPKGFVGKALGQPGLKRSVRVGETGFREVAAYLLDYDHFANVPPTALVKITHSIFNVNDGVGSSKPQNKKLVSKIASFQQFIPHDFDASDHGTSSFPVAAVHRIGILDVRIFNTDRHAGNLLVRKLDGVGRFGQVELIPIDHGLCLPESLEDPYFEWIHWPQASIPFSDDELEYIEELDPIRDSEMLRTELPMIREACLRVLVLCTIFLKGAASYGLCLAEIGEMMTREFRGGDEEPSELEVVCIEARRLIAEREMLSPKAVGHDEEFQFDIDCEDDIYKIDPKMVSEDFMVGSPFHFGFGGVIGRSPLSKLDESVEEEDESDVEEEEDDFVGVLGPARNSKISKLSMSLKNTSFGEKNQKFSKLSGTKPEYGYLTSSSSGHRSANEQLPVSASFVKLADMNDEEWAMFLEKFQELLYPAFANRKSITLGHRQRQRLGTSCQF